A single window of Undibacterium sp. 5I1 DNA harbors:
- a CDS encoding M23 family metallopeptidase, which produces MRLSDKFHQLTSGSRLLFGTTRTSRIVSFCGLFFAVCAFGAVGVAPMAPDASDLPVKKITQQLDLPKLDEQVAALEENEQHFIREEKVLRGDSLGSLLLRLGVEDDEATKFIKTDAVARSVMQLRTGKSIRAQTNDEGELEWLQATMVDSNDKPVHNITITRDAAGKLISIDATAKLEKRVEMRSGDIRSTLFAATDDAQIPDNIATQIVSMFETNVDFRYLQRGDHFNVVYESFWQNGEFIRTGRVLAGEFSNSGKLFQSVWFDEAGGAGGYYSFDGKSLKKAFLKSPLEFTRISSGFAMRLHPISGQWKAHKGVDFAAVVGTPVRASGDGVVETAGMSGGYGNLVVIKHWSNYSTAYAHMSRFAAGIHKGSKVSQGEVIGYVGTTGWSTGPHLHYEFRVNNEARDPMSVSVPNAPPLAGNDLPRFKSVADDMAHRFALLRPQGSPATMRLASK; this is translated from the coding sequence ATGCGTCTATCAGATAAATTCCATCAATTAACTTCTGGCAGCAGGTTGTTATTCGGAACTACGCGTACTTCGCGAATTGTTTCGTTTTGCGGTTTGTTTTTTGCAGTGTGTGCTTTTGGCGCAGTCGGTGTTGCACCGATGGCACCGGATGCCTCCGATTTGCCAGTCAAGAAAATCACTCAGCAATTAGATTTGCCTAAATTAGATGAGCAAGTTGCTGCCCTAGAAGAGAACGAACAGCATTTTATCCGCGAAGAAAAAGTCTTACGTGGTGATAGTTTGGGTTCTTTGTTATTGCGCTTAGGCGTTGAGGATGATGAGGCGACTAAATTCATTAAAACTGACGCGGTTGCCCGTTCTGTGATGCAGCTGCGTACTGGTAAATCTATTCGTGCTCAGACCAATGACGAAGGCGAGCTGGAGTGGCTGCAAGCGACCATGGTCGACAGCAACGATAAGCCAGTTCACAACATCACCATCACCCGCGATGCAGCGGGTAAATTGATCTCTATCGATGCGACTGCCAAGTTAGAAAAACGAGTAGAGATGCGCTCTGGCGATATCCGCTCGACCTTGTTCGCCGCCACCGATGATGCACAAATCCCTGACAATATTGCGACCCAAATCGTCAGTATGTTTGAGACCAATGTAGATTTCCGTTATCTGCAACGCGGCGACCATTTTAACGTTGTGTATGAAAGCTTTTGGCAGAATGGTGAGTTCATCCGAACTGGTCGCGTATTAGCTGGCGAATTCAGCAACTCCGGTAAGTTATTCCAATCCGTCTGGTTTGATGAGGCGGGTGGCGCAGGCGGTTACTACAGTTTTGATGGTAAATCCCTCAAGAAAGCATTCTTAAAATCACCGTTGGAATTCACTCGTATTTCTTCTGGCTTTGCGATGCGCTTGCATCCTATTTCCGGTCAATGGAAAGCGCATAAAGGCGTGGACTTTGCCGCTGTGGTCGGGACACCTGTCCGTGCATCCGGTGACGGCGTAGTGGAGACCGCAGGCATGAGCGGTGGTTACGGCAATCTGGTCGTCATTAAGCACTGGTCTAATTACAGCACGGCGTATGCACACATGAGCCGTTTTGCAGCGGGCATCCATAAAGGTAGTAAAGTCAGCCAGGGTGAAGTGATTGGGTATGTTGGCACCACTGGCTGGTCAACTGGTCCGCATTTGCACTATGAATTCCGGGTGAATAATGAAGCACGTGATCCTATGTCGGTCAGTGTGCCCAACGCACCGCCACTCGCCGGAAACGACTTGCCGCGTTTTAAATCTGTGGCGGACGATATGGCGCATCGCTTTGCCTTGTTGCGTCCACAAGGATCACCAGCAACGATGAGACTCGCATCGAAGTAA
- the tyrS gene encoding tyrosine--tRNA ligase translates to MTSIQTPSLSSKSAASSTVLPLSDAVQHALAVAKRGADELLIESEFAQKLARSEQTGKPLRIKLGLDPTAPDLHLGHTVVLNKMRQLQDLGHTVIFLIGDFTSMIGDPSGRNATRPPLTREQIAANAQTYFKQASLVLDASKTEIRYNSEWSDPLGARGMIELSSKYTVARMMERDDFTKRFKAGTPISVHEFLYPLMQGYDSVALRSDLELGGTDQKFNLLVGRELQKDYGQEQQCILTMPLLEGLDGIEKMSKSKNNYIAITEPANTMFAKIMSISDIMMWRYYELLSFCSMEQITAHKKAVAEGQNPRDIKVAIAQEIVTRFHNKQAADDALTDFVNRSKGGIPDDVPEIALSGAPIAIAQLLKQTNLCPSTSDAMRMIDQGGVRLDGAVVSDKAVKIEAGTFVLQVGKRKFAKITLSA, encoded by the coding sequence ATGACCTCCATACAAACTCCCTCTCTTTCTTCAAAATCTGCAGCATCATCCACGGTCTTACCACTATCAGATGCCGTACAACATGCGCTGGCAGTTGCTAAACGCGGTGCGGATGAACTGTTAATCGAATCCGAATTTGCGCAAAAATTAGCTCGTAGTGAACAAACTGGCAAGCCTTTACGCATCAAACTTGGTCTTGACCCAACCGCACCAGATTTGCACCTGGGACATACTGTTGTATTGAACAAGATGCGGCAGTTGCAAGATTTAGGCCACACCGTCATATTTTTGATCGGCGATTTTACGTCGATGATCGGCGACCCTTCTGGACGCAATGCGACGCGCCCACCGCTGACCCGTGAACAGATAGCAGCAAACGCCCAGACTTACTTTAAGCAAGCCAGTCTCGTGCTGGATGCGAGCAAAACAGAGATCCGTTACAACTCTGAATGGTCAGATCCGCTAGGCGCACGTGGCATGATTGAATTGTCATCAAAATACACCGTAGCGCGGATGATGGAACGTGACGATTTCACAAAACGTTTTAAAGCAGGAACGCCCATTTCGGTGCATGAATTTTTATACCCGCTGATGCAGGGTTATGATTCTGTGGCGTTGCGCTCCGATTTGGAACTTGGTGGCACTGACCAAAAATTCAACTTATTAGTTGGTCGTGAATTGCAAAAAGATTATGGACAAGAGCAGCAATGTATTTTGACCATGCCTCTATTGGAGGGTTTGGATGGCATAGAAAAAATGTCGAAATCCAAAAATAATTACATCGCCATCACCGAACCTGCCAACACGATGTTCGCCAAAATCATGAGCATTTCGGACATCATGATGTGGCGCTATTACGAATTATTATCGTTCTGCTCAATGGAGCAAATTACAGCCCATAAAAAAGCAGTCGCCGAGGGACAAAATCCACGGGATATTAAAGTCGCCATTGCGCAAGAAATTGTCACGCGCTTCCATAATAAGCAGGCCGCAGACGACGCGCTGACGGACTTCGTCAACCGCTCCAAAGGTGGCATTCCCGACGATGTGCCAGAAATCGCACTCAGTGGCGCGCCGATTGCGATCGCACAACTATTGAAGCAAACCAATCTCTGCCCCTCCACCTCCGATGCGATGCGTATGATAGATCAAGGCGGCGTGCGTTTGGATGGCGCAGTTGTCAGCGACAAAGCCGTCAAAATTGAGGCGGGTACCTTTGTACTGCAAGTGGGTAAACGTAAATTTGCCAAAATCACTTTGTCGGCATGA
- the dtd gene encoding D-aminoacyl-tRNA deacylase yields the protein MIALLQRVSHASVVVDSNTIGSIGTGLLVLLCAERGDSEVQADALLKKLLAYRVFSDNAGKMNLSLTDTAGDLLLVPQFTLAADTNSGTRPSFTPAASPEDGRRLFDYFVTQASTKHSQIAKVATGQFGADMKVSLTNDGPVTFWLQTKKPAV from the coding sequence ATGATCGCACTACTACAACGCGTTAGTCATGCCAGTGTTGTCGTTGATAGCAACACCATAGGCTCGATTGGCACAGGTTTGCTGGTGTTGTTGTGCGCAGAACGCGGTGACAGCGAAGTACAAGCCGATGCCTTGCTTAAAAAATTACTGGCCTACCGTGTGTTTTCAGATAACGCTGGCAAGATGAATTTAAGCTTGACCGATACCGCAGGGGACTTGCTGCTGGTGCCACAATTTACATTAGCGGCCGATACCAATTCTGGTACGCGCCCCTCGTTTACTCCGGCCGCATCGCCAGAAGATGGTCGCAGATTATTTGACTACTTTGTCACTCAAGCCAGCACCAAACATAGCCAGATTGCCAAAGTCGCTACCGGACAGTTCGGCGCCGATATGAAGGTCTCGCTGACCAACGATGGGCCTGTCACTTTCTGGCTGCAAACCAAGAAGCCCGCTGTATAG
- a CDS encoding histidine phosphatase family protein, translating to MTDILLIRHGETAWNAIRKLQGHLDVPLNAEGTRQAKALAAALQNEKLDAIISSDLQRAVQTAGEIARLQGLSTRIDAGLRERCFGGFEGLLYSDLPLRFPEAYAVWQARDPDAPFPPGENQGETIRQFHTRVMTHILHYAKQFEGQKIALVAHGGVLECAYRAANNLALDAPREVTLYNASINRFRYDPTLANGLQLISWGEIEHLNHDLTDEI from the coding sequence ATGACCGATATTCTCTTGATCCGCCACGGCGAAACCGCTTGGAATGCGATCCGCAAACTACAAGGCCACTTAGACGTTCCGCTCAATGCAGAGGGCACGCGGCAGGCAAAAGCTCTTGCTGCGGCATTACAAAATGAAAAACTGGATGCCATTATTTCCAGCGATCTGCAACGTGCAGTACAAACCGCCGGAGAAATCGCTCGTCTGCAAGGTCTCAGTACGCGTATTGATGCTGGTCTGCGCGAACGCTGCTTTGGCGGCTTTGAAGGTTTGTTGTACAGCGATCTGCCACTGCGCTTTCCGGAGGCTTACGCAGTCTGGCAAGCACGTGATCCTGATGCACCGTTTCCACCCGGAGAAAATCAGGGCGAAACCATACGTCAGTTCCACACGCGGGTCATGACACATATCCTGCATTATGCGAAACAATTTGAAGGACAAAAAATCGCTTTGGTGGCGCATGGCGGCGTACTCGAATGCGCCTATCGCGCCGCTAACAATCTGGCACTAGATGCGCCGCGCGAAGTCACTTTATATAATGCCAGTATTAACCGCTTTCGGTACGACCCGACGCTGGCAAACGGTTTGCAATTGATCTCATGGGGCGAGATTGAACATCTGAATCATGATCTCACTGACGAAATTTAA
- a CDS encoding 5-formyltetrahydrofolate cyclo-ligase, with amino-acid sequence MVDQFHGESRSGLRKRLLDQRRSASLDDRQRWDLHLSQQVLAWCSTYQPASLGVYWPIQAEPDLRACYAQLHNLGIQLALPVVVAKYKPLSFAAWQPGDAMGQDDYGIAIPEKPWQFLQPQVLVIPCVGFNSQHFRLGYGGGFYDRTLALTPRPKTIGIAYSLASTEFVVGSHDVPLDWILTERS; translated from the coding sequence ATGGTTGATCAATTTCATGGCGAATCGCGCAGTGGTTTGCGCAAACGCTTGCTAGATCAACGCCGCTCTGCCAGTCTGGATGACAGGCAGCGATGGGATTTACATTTGTCTCAGCAAGTTTTGGCATGGTGCAGTACATATCAACCCGCTAGCCTAGGTGTTTACTGGCCGATTCAGGCAGAGCCAGATTTACGCGCTTGTTATGCCCAATTGCACAATTTAGGTATTCAGCTTGCTTTGCCCGTTGTAGTTGCCAAATATAAGCCGCTATCATTTGCGGCCTGGCAGCCAGGAGATGCAATGGGGCAAGATGATTACGGTATCGCCATCCCAGAAAAACCCTGGCAATTCTTGCAGCCGCAAGTATTGGTAATCCCTTGTGTCGGATTTAATAGTCAGCATTTTCGGCTTGGTTATGGCGGTGGATTTTATGACCGAACTTTGGCGCTAACACCAAGGCCAAAAACAATCGGAATTGCCTACTCGCTAGCAAGCACAGAATTTGTAGTTGGCTCGCATGACGTACCGTTAGATTGGATATTAACGGAGAGGAGCTAA
- a CDS encoding transglycosylase SLT domain-containing protein, with protein MVAVLSPYTNAEAAKPSKTFVNDDDRFMALRDAAMHDDAAQADEYAAALAQYTIPSYVDYYRLKTRLRTASADEFKNFLSKYEGSAIADRLRNDWLLLLGQRGEWDTFDVQYPQFVVADDTQVKCYALLSKATKQQKVATEARALLTAPRDYGAGCYSLVTYLSASGQFSDNDLWAQMRIAAENGAQPLAQRLARLLEIGDKRITQVFEKPALMLKKAPESDKVAHELYILALGRQAKADPQDAADTLSRFSAKFSESERAQAWAQIALQAALKLQPEALGYWQRTEGATLSLEGYQWRVRTALREGDWKLVKSAIAAMPASLKSDPAWVYWLARALMTEGKTEEAQVMFASIGDQLQFYGQLALEERGQKIGVPLTIKPVTAEELAPIQANPGLQRALKFYAMNLRFEGTREWNWELRKMSERQHIAAAEFARQNELLDRMVNTSDRTKGELDFSQRYPTPFNDSMYKTTQALGLDMAWVYGLIRQESRFVMKAKSNVGASGLMQIMPATARYVAKKIGLGNFLPEQVNDVDTNIALGTNYLNMVLTDLGGSQALASAAYNAGPGRPRAWRASLTRPVEGAIFAETIPFSETRGYVKNVLSNATYYAALFEKKPQSLKARLGVVVPKGMSATDSDLP; from the coding sequence ATGGTAGCAGTTTTATCTCCGTACACCAACGCAGAAGCGGCAAAACCGAGTAAAACCTTTGTCAATGATGATGATCGTTTTATGGCGCTGCGTGACGCTGCAATGCATGACGATGCCGCCCAGGCAGATGAGTATGCGGCCGCACTGGCGCAATACACTATTCCGTCGTACGTTGATTACTATCGTCTAAAAACTCGCTTGCGCACGGCCTCTGCGGACGAGTTTAAAAATTTCTTATCTAAATATGAAGGTAGTGCAATTGCCGACCGTCTGCGCAACGATTGGCTGCTACTCCTCGGCCAACGTGGTGAATGGGATACGTTTGATGTGCAATATCCGCAATTTGTCGTGGCTGATGATACTCAAGTTAAATGCTATGCCCTGCTCTCTAAAGCCACTAAACAGCAAAAAGTAGCGACCGAAGCACGTGCGCTGTTAACTGCGCCCCGCGACTACGGTGCCGGTTGCTACTCGCTAGTCACGTATTTATCGGCGAGTGGTCAATTCAGTGACAACGATCTTTGGGCCCAAATGCGTATAGCGGCGGAAAATGGCGCGCAGCCTTTGGCGCAACGCTTGGCACGGCTATTAGAGATTGGCGACAAACGGATTACCCAAGTATTTGAGAAGCCAGCTTTGATGCTAAAAAAAGCCCCTGAATCTGACAAAGTAGCGCATGAGCTGTACATCCTCGCATTAGGCAGGCAAGCAAAAGCCGACCCTCAGGATGCGGCCGATACTTTATCCCGTTTTAGCGCTAAGTTTTCTGAAAGCGAACGCGCCCAGGCTTGGGCGCAAATTGCCTTGCAAGCTGCGTTGAAGCTACAGCCAGAAGCACTAGGCTATTGGCAACGGACTGAAGGCGCAACGCTATCGTTGGAAGGCTATCAATGGCGCGTCCGCACCGCACTCAGAGAAGGTGATTGGAAGCTAGTAAAAAGCGCGATTGCCGCCATGCCAGCGAGTCTAAAATCTGATCCAGCATGGGTATATTGGCTAGCACGCGCACTCATGACCGAGGGAAAGACTGAAGAGGCACAAGTAATGTTTGCCAGTATTGGTGATCAATTACAATTTTACGGCCAGTTAGCGCTGGAAGAACGTGGTCAAAAAATTGGCGTGCCACTGACAATTAAACCAGTAACGGCAGAAGAACTCGCACCGATACAAGCGAACCCAGGCTTACAAAGAGCGCTGAAATTTTATGCCATGAATTTGCGTTTTGAAGGCACCCGTGAATGGAATTGGGAGCTGCGCAAAATGAGCGAGCGCCAACACATTGCCGCAGCAGAATTTGCACGTCAAAACGAGTTGTTAGACCGCATGGTAAATACCTCTGACCGTACTAAAGGCGAGCTGGACTTTAGCCAGCGTTATCCGACACCGTTTAATGACAGTATGTATAAGACGACGCAAGCTTTGGGCTTGGACATGGCATGGGTATATGGCTTAATACGACAAGAATCCCGTTTCGTAATGAAGGCAAAATCGAATGTAGGCGCATCAGGTTTAATGCAAATTATGCCGGCCACTGCCCGCTATGTTGCCAAAAAAATTGGCCTTGGTAATTTCTTGCCTGAGCAAGTTAATGATGTCGATACCAACATCGCACTTGGCACCAATTATTTGAATATGGTCTTGACAGATTTAGGCGGCTCGCAAGCGCTGGCATCAGCTGCCTATAACGCGGGGCCAGGTCGTCCGCGTGCTTGGCGTGCCAGTTTGACGCGCCCTGTAGAAGGCGCTATTTTTGCAGAGACAATTCCGTTTTCAGAGACGCGTGGCTACGTGAAAAATGTCTTATCTAATGCTACTTACTATGCTGCGCTGTTCGAAAAAAAACCACAATCACTTAAAGCTCGCTTAGGCGTAGTCGTTCCAAAGGGTATGTCTGCGACTGACTCTGATTTACCTTGA
- a CDS encoding glutathione S-transferase family protein, with the protein MQDTELETTLAAIFSGDKKIPVQLVIGNKNYSSWSMRPWVAMKAFGIPFEEIRILLDMPDTTAQISEYSLAGRVPVLLAKDITVWDSLAICEFLAEQFPLLNLWPEDVAARAMARSVCAEMHSGFSALRKEMPMNIKAFAPGAGRTAGSQADIGRISEIWEDCLAKYGAHAYLFGDFSIADAYFAPVVMRFKTYVVSLAPALQAYAERIEAHPAVAQWMQEALTEAEEIRSDEPKPNKPEE; encoded by the coding sequence ATGCAAGATACTGAACTAGAGACAACACTCGCTGCCATCTTCTCTGGGGATAAAAAAATACCCGTGCAACTAGTCATTGGTAATAAAAATTATTCGTCCTGGTCGATGCGTCCTTGGGTGGCGATGAAAGCATTTGGCATTCCGTTTGAAGAGATTCGTATTTTGCTGGATATGCCGGACACGACTGCGCAAATCTCAGAATACTCACTAGCAGGTCGTGTCCCTGTGTTATTGGCGAAAGATATTACGGTATGGGACTCTCTGGCTATTTGTGAGTTTCTGGCCGAGCAGTTTCCACTTCTGAATTTGTGGCCTGAGGACGTCGCAGCACGAGCAATGGCACGCAGCGTTTGTGCAGAAATGCACTCTGGCTTTAGTGCTTTACGTAAAGAAATGCCGATGAATATTAAAGCGTTTGCGCCAGGCGCGGGACGCACTGCAGGGTCGCAGGCAGATATTGGTCGCATCTCTGAAATTTGGGAAGACTGCCTCGCAAAATACGGCGCGCATGCGTATCTGTTTGGAGATTTTTCGATAGCAGATGCCTACTTTGCGCCGGTAGTGATGCGTTTTAAAACTTACGTAGTATCGCTGGCACCGGCTTTGCAAGCTTATGCAGAACGGATAGAAGCACATCCCGCAGTAGCACAATGGATGCAAGAAGCGCTGACGGAAGCAGAAGAAATTCGTTCTGATGAACCCAAGCCCAACAAGCCTGAAGAGTAA
- a CDS encoding multifunctional CCA addition/repair protein: MKSYIVGGAVRDRLLGLPVQDRDYVVVGATPADMLAQGYTPVGKDFPVFLHPKTHDEYALARTERKTAPGYKGFVFHTDANVTLDEDLIRRDLTINAMAQDEAGNIIDPFNGQTDLQQRIFRHVSAAFAEDPVRILRLARFAARFSVDPNAFSVAPETMLLMQQMVAAGEVDALVQERVWQELSRGLMEERPSRMFEVLRECGALARILPELNALWGVPQLPKHHPEIDTGVHVMTVVDYAASESYSLPVRFAALMHDLGKGTTLPDQWPRHYGHEQRGVDLVEAVCQRLKIPTDCRDLAIMAARDHGNIGRAFELRHDAIISLLERSDAFRKPQRFLDLLSAAKSDCFGRADLPDIRFPQAEYLAQALAAAQQVQSGAIAQQVTAKNLPGQSQQIALAIRLARVDAVRQFKEQFQAKNPNDIAH; encoded by the coding sequence ATGAAATCCTATATCGTCGGCGGCGCAGTTAGAGATCGCTTACTAGGCTTGCCAGTGCAAGATCGCGACTATGTTGTGGTAGGTGCTACGCCAGCCGATATGCTGGCGCAAGGCTACACGCCAGTTGGAAAAGATTTTCCTGTTTTTTTACACCCCAAAACCCACGACGAATACGCCCTCGCACGTACCGAGCGCAAGACTGCGCCTGGTTATAAAGGCTTTGTATTCCACACCGATGCCAACGTGACGCTGGACGAGGATTTAATCCGGCGCGACCTGACCATTAATGCCATGGCTCAGGACGAAGCAGGCAATATTATTGACCCCTTTAACGGACAAACCGATTTACAACAACGCATATTCCGGCATGTGTCCGCCGCATTTGCAGAGGACCCGGTACGCATCTTGCGCTTGGCGCGTTTTGCGGCGAGGTTCTCGGTTGATCCGAATGCCTTTAGCGTCGCGCCAGAGACCATGTTGTTGATGCAGCAGATGGTAGCTGCTGGCGAAGTGGATGCCTTAGTACAGGAACGGGTATGGCAAGAACTATCACGTGGTTTGATGGAGGAGCGTCCCTCACGCATGTTTGAAGTGCTGCGCGAATGCGGCGCCTTGGCGCGGATTCTGCCTGAATTAAATGCTCTCTGGGGCGTGCCACAGCTACCCAAACATCATCCAGAAATTGATACCGGTGTGCATGTAATGACGGTAGTTGATTATGCTGCTAGCGAGTCGTACTCCTTACCGGTTCGCTTTGCCGCGCTGATGCATGATTTGGGTAAAGGCACCACGCTACCAGATCAGTGGCCACGTCATTATGGACATGAACAACGCGGTGTTGATCTGGTAGAAGCCGTTTGTCAGAGATTGAAAATACCGACTGATTGTCGCGATCTGGCCATCATGGCAGCACGGGATCACGGTAATATTGGGCGTGCTTTTGAATTACGCCACGACGCTATCATCAGCTTATTAGAACGTAGCGACGCGTTCCGCAAGCCACAACGTTTTCTGGACTTATTAAGCGCGGCAAAATCTGACTGTTTTGGTCGGGCTGATTTGCCTGATATCCGCTTTCCGCAAGCAGAATATCTGGCACAGGCACTGGCGGCAGCACAGCAAGTGCAGTCCGGCGCGATTGCGCAACAAGTCACGGCAAAAAATCTGCCCGGACAATCTCAGCAAATTGCGCTGGCAATACGGCTAGCCAGGGTTGACGCTGTACGTCAGTTTAAAGAGCAATTTCAGGCCAAAAATCCTAACGATATCGCTCACTAA
- a CDS encoding GNAT family N-acetyltransferase, with the protein MNASDIFPANKEGNPPSPKPVAKSSVFVKELSEKDRRRILRHFLALKESDRLLRFGTYLPDEMITKYVQGIDFSRDKVFGVVSAHFRLVGVGHLAFAPREKEDEVSNKDKVAEFGVSVSENARGKSVGVKLFERGAIHCRNADVDTLYMHCLSSNQTMIHIAKKAGMEIHREYGEADAYLKLLPADASSMFKEALQEQVASLDYTLKANTRAAVKWLGSLPRRKNER; encoded by the coding sequence ATGAACGCCTCTGATATTTTCCCTGCAAACAAAGAAGGCAATCCTCCGTCGCCTAAACCAGTAGCTAAATCTAGCGTTTTTGTGAAAGAGTTATCCGAGAAAGACAGACGCCGCATATTGCGACACTTTCTTGCGTTAAAAGAGAGCGATCGCCTGCTGAGATTTGGTACCTATTTGCCAGACGAAATGATTACAAAATATGTTCAGGGCATCGATTTTTCACGAGACAAGGTATTTGGCGTTGTCAGCGCACATTTTCGCTTAGTCGGCGTGGGTCATTTGGCTTTTGCACCCCGCGAGAAAGAGGACGAAGTAAGCAACAAAGATAAAGTCGCAGAATTTGGCGTCTCTGTATCTGAAAATGCTCGCGGCAAAAGCGTTGGTGTCAAATTATTTGAACGTGGCGCGATTCATTGCCGCAATGCCGATGTCGACACCTTATACATGCATTGCCTGTCGTCCAACCAGACGATGATTCATATCGCAAAAAAAGCGGGTATGGAAATTCACAGAGAATACGGCGAAGCAGATGCCTATTTAAAACTACTGCCGGCGGATGCATCCAGTATGTTTAAAGAAGCGCTACAAGAACAGGTAGCGTCATTAGATTACACACTCAAGGCCAATACGAGAGCGGCGGTGAAATGGTTGGGGAGTTTACCGAGAAGGAAGAATGAGAGATAG